The window CGCGACCGCCGGGGCTTTGAATTCCAGTACCTTTGCCTTGGCCGCGATGTCGCCCAACGTTCCGGTGAGCGTTTCCTGCTCCGGCGTGGTGGCCCAGCGAATGAGCGCCACCGGTGTGTCCTTCGGCATTCCGGCCTCGGCCAGTCCCGCCGTGATCACGCCCAGCCGCTCGATGCCCATGAGCATGACTTTTGTGCCCGGTGTCTTCGCGATGGCAGAGTAGTCGATCGACGACTCGGTCTTGGTCGGGTCCTCGTGGCCTGTGAAAATGGTCAGCGCCGTATTATGGGCACGATGAGTGACGGGAATGCCTGCGTAAGCCGGTCCCGCGATAGCCGAGCTGATGCCCGGAACGATTTCAAACTTGCATTTCGCCGCCACGAGAGCCTCGGCCTCCTCACCACCTCGTCCGAAGATAAACGGATCGCCGCCCTTGAGGCGAACGACGGTTTTTCCCTCGAAGGTCTTCTTCACGAGGAGGGCGTTGATTTCCTCCTGCGAGAGCGTGTGCGTACCGGCCTTCTTGCCTACGTAGATCTTCTCGGCACCCTCGGGAGCCCATTGGGTAAAGAGCGGATTGCTCAGGTAGTCGTAAACAAGCACGTCGGCCTTTTCGATGCAGGCGCGACCTTTGAGCGTGAGCAGTCCCGGGTCCCCGGGGCCTGCGCCCACGAGGTAACAGATTCCAGATTTCATAGCGTGAGGTTTGAAGCGTATTCGGGTGGGAAGGAACGAAGGGTTATCTTCCCGTTGTCCCAGGTGGCAAGCACGCCAACCGGCAGGCTGCATCCGCCGCCGAGCGAGCTGAGGAGCTTTCGCTCGGCGAAGACGCATTGCGCCGTCGGTTCGTGGTGGATGGCGGCCAGCAGAGAAAGCGTATCCGAGTCTCCGTCGCGGCATTCGATCGCGATTGCGCCCTGGCCAGGGGCGGGGAGCATTTCGGCAATGATGGAAACCAGCAGCCCGGCGGGCACGATGTCGCCGAGGCGATCGAGGCCGGCCTTGGCCAGCACGAGGCCCTGCAGAGTCGGGCTCTCCGCCAGCTTGCGCAGGCGGGTCGGCACGTTGCCGCGTATTTCCTCCACCCGCAGGTCGGGGCGGACATTGAGGAGCTGGGCCTTGCGGCGCGGGCTGGAGGTGGCCACGAGCGCGCCCTCGGGGAGTCCGGCGAGGCCGCCGGGATATTTGGAAACCAGCACATCCGACGGATCGGCGCGCTCCAGGATCGCTCCAAGCGCCAGGCCAGACGGCACCTCGGTCGGCAAATCCTTCAGGCTGTGCACCGCCGCATGAATTTCGCCGCGGAAGAGCGCCTCCTCGAGCTCCTTGGTGAATAGCCCTTTCTCCAGGCTGCCGGGAGCGGCCAAGCTGACATCCAGCCGCGCGTCTCCGGTGGTTTTAATGATGCGGGTCTCGATAGCGAGACCGGGGTGCGCCTTTTGCAGCAGCGCGGAGGCAAGACAGGTCTGGGCCAGCGCGAGATCGCTCCCGCGGGTGCCAAATACAAATGAACTCACAGTCGGGAAATCTCGTGGTGGTGGCGCAGCCAGTTGACGAAGCTGCGGACGTGATGGCTGATCATCTGCTCGCAGCGGATGACTTCACTCCGGCGCGTCTCGATGGATTGACGGACGATCCCCTCCAGCGAATCAATGTCGTAGAGAAACACGCCGTCGAGCTTGTTTACGGCGGCCTCCACGTCGCGTGGCACCGCCAGGTCGATGATGAAAAGGGGACGGCCCGGTCGCGCCTTCATCATGGGCGCGAGCTGGTCATGGCGCACGATGGCATGGGGCGCGGAGGTCGAGCAGATCAGGATGTCGATATCGGCAAAGGCATTCTGCCAGTGGTCGAAATGAATCGCCAGCCCGCCGATCTCCTCGGCCAGCTTTGCCGCGCGATCAAACGTGCGGTTGGAGACAATGACGGTCTTAACCCCGCGCGAGACGAGCGAACGCGCGGTGCGCTCGCTGGTTTCGCCAGCGCCGAGAATCATGACACGCTTGCCGGAAAGGTCGCCGAAAATCTTGCCCGCGAGGTCCACCGCCACGGAGCCTACGGAGGTCGATCCCCGGGTGATCTGCGTCTCGGTGCGGACGTGCTTGGCGACACGGAAGGCGTGCTGGAAGAGCTTGTTCAGGTGCCGTGTGGTCGCGCCTAGCTCGGCGGCGGAGGAATAGGCCTTCTTCACCTGGCCGAGGATTTCCGTCTCGCCGATCACCATGGAGTCGAGTCCGCTGGCGACGCGGAACAAATGCTGCACGCTGCGCGTGGTGTCGTGAATGTAAAGCGGCGCGTCGTATCCCGTGCGCTCACGCATCAGGCCACGCAGGCCGTCGATGGTTCGTACCGGACAGATGCTGGAAGCGTAAAATTCCACGCGGTTGCAGGTGGAGAGGATCACCGCACCGGACAGTCCATCAATGGTGCGCACGGCGTCGAGGGTCTCGGCCAGCTCATGCTGGCCGACGGCGAATTTTTCGCGGACCTCGATCGGGGCGTTTTGATGGTTGAGTCCGGCGCAGAGGATGTTCATGGCCGGGACGAAAGATACTGGATGCCCGGCAGGCTCAGGAGCACGAGCGCGAATCCGCTTACGGTAAACAGCGCCAGCCGCCGGGGCGGGGCGAAGCCCAATTTATGCAGGACGAGGATGAGGGCGTACAGGCCCCAGATCGCCAGCGAGGCGGTGTATTTCACCTGGTTCACCGCCATCTGGCTCAGCATTCCGGCGGCGAAGGAAATGGTCAAAAGCACGATTCCCAACCAGAGCAGCCGAACGATCGCAGCGGCGAGATCGGTGATGGGCGGCAGGTTGTAGAGCAGGGACGACACTTTGTGGGCCTTCAGCAGGCGTTCCTGCAGAAGATACATGATCCCGGCCACAGCGGCCAGTCCCAGCGCGCCATAAGCCACGATCGAGAGTGCGGCGTGGGTTTCGATCCAGGCATTCGTCGCCCGCGCCCTCGGCGTCTGGTCGAGCGGACCCACCAGCGCCACGAGGAGCATGAGAAAGGCGAGGGGAGCGGTGAAGGCTCCCAGCAGGGAAAGCCGGTAGGCCGTGCCCACCAGTAGGTAAATGAGGAGAAACGACCAGCTCTGGAAGATCAGGACGTCGAAGAGGCTGTTCAGCGGGCAGGAGCCCTCGAGCTTGCCCCGCAGGTAGAGAAAGGCGCTCATCAGGGCGAAGGCCGTGAGGATCGCGACCACGTTGAAGCGGCCCGGGCGGAAATTTCCGGCCCCGAGCGCGAAGAGCGTGTACCCCAGGCTGCCGACCAGGCTGAGGATGGCTCCGATGAGCAAAATGCGATCCATGTCCCTCTACTGTGTAAAAAACGTCGCCCGCCGTCTAGTGGAGGCTTACTTTCCCGCGAATGTCCACCTCGCGGATGCTTCTGGCCAGCCTTTCCCTCGCGGCGGCGGTCCTCCTTTCCTCCTGCGCCGGGCGCTCCCTGCCACCCTACGAGAAGCCCATCACGCCCGCTCCGGTGATGAAAATCCGTACCACGGCCTACACCCACAGCGAGAGCGACCACCAGAAATACGCAGCGCGCAACGCCCTCGGCACCCAGCTCCAGCACGGCCCGATCAACAGCGCCGCCGCCGACTGGTCGCGGTTTCCCGCCGGAACCACTTTCCGAATCGTCGCCACCGGGGAGATTTTCATGGTGGATGACTACGGCTGGATGCTCGCCGGCACCAATACCATCGACCTTTATAAGCCCGACGGTCGCTCGATGAGGGAATGGGGTGTCCGGCGCGTGACCATCGAGATCATCCAATGGGGCGATGTGCGCCAGAGCTACGCCGTGCTCAAGCCCCGCGAAAAATACCGCCATGTCCGCCGCATGGTGAAACAGATCGAAGATCGCTACCTATGATCCCGCTCCGCCGCATCCTGGCCCTCGGCCTGCTTGTCCTTTCCAGCCTTCACGCCACCGAACCCATGCCCCACCTCCTCGTCAATCTGGCCACCATCGACCGCCCGCCGCTGGAGGAGATTCGCTACGCGACGACGAATAATTTCACCGGCAGGCAGCTTTATCCCTTTCCCGGAGCCTACGCCCGGCACGAAGTCGCCGCTGCCATCGAGAAGGTCCAGAAGGAGCTTGCCGCCGAGGGGCTGGGCCTCAAGGTCTACGATGCCTATCGCCCGCTCTCCGTCCAGCAGCGCATGTGGGACCTCATCCAGGACGAGCGCTACGTCTCGAATCCCGCGAAAAACAAGGGCCGCCACACCCGCGGCACCGCCATCGACGTAACGCTGGTCGACAAGCTCGGCAACGAACTGCCGATGCCGACAACCTTTGACGACTTCACCACCCGCGCCCACCGGGATTCCAAGGAGTGGACGCCCGAGCAACGCAAGAACAGCCTCCTCCTTGAGGCCGTGATGAAGAAACACGGCTTTATCCCGTATCCCTACGAGTGGTGGCACTTCGACTTCGCCGACTGGGAAAAATACCCACCCCTCGACATCAGCATCAAAGACCTCGCCGATGGGGTGAAGGTGGCGACGCCAGTGCCGTAGGCGAAATACGGGAACAGAAGGCAGTAAAGGGAACGAAAGAGAGCGAGCGGGATACCCGAGGGTCCGCTCACGACCTCATCGCCGCCGGGTGTAGGGCTGGCATCTTGCCGACCCGCTCGTAGCCTCACCTGAATCCGAAAAAGCGACTTACCAAAAAGCTCGCCAAACTCGCAGGCCAGCGGGACGCTGGCCCTACGGCTCAAGGCAAAGCGACCGCAACCTCCTATTCCCCGATGATCTTCACGAGGACGCGCTTGCGGCGCAGGCCATCGAATTCGCCGTAGAAAATTTGCTCCCAGGGGCCAAAGTCGAGCTGGCCCTCGGTCACAGCCACCACCACCTCGCGGCCCATGATGGTGCGCTTGAGGTGGGCGTCGGCGTTGTCCTCGCCGGTGCGGTTGTGGAGGTACTGGCTATGCGGCTTCTCGGGCGCCAGCTCCTCCAGCCATTTCTCGAAATCCGCATGCAGCCCGCCTTCGTTGTCATTGATGAAGACGCTGGCCGAGATGTGCATTGCATTGACCAGACACAGGCCCTCTCGGATTTTGCTTTCCGCGAGGCACTTCTCCACTTCGTCGGTCAGGTTGATGAACATGCGGCGCCGGGGAACATCGAACCAGAGCTCTTTGCGATAGGATTTCATGGCTGTTCCTTAACCGAATTTCTGCGCGCCGAAAATCCTTCCTATCTTTCGACTTACTCGCCCAGCCATCGTCAGTCGGTTTGACGTTTCCGATCCGGCTTCGTATCCTCTTGTCATGACTCAACTGGCGATCAAACTCACCGATGAGTTGACGGACTTTGTTCAGGCGTCGGTTCAGTCAGGCGCGTTTCATAGCGCCAGTGAAATGGTTGCCAACGCGCTTCACGCTTTGAAGTCCCAGGATGAAGCCAAGCTTGCAGCCCTGCGCAGCGAGATTGCTCTTGGTGCCGAACAGGCGCTACGCGGAGAGTTTGTGGAGTTCGACGTAGAATCGATCATCGTGGAACGCCGTAAAAAACTTTCGTCCAAAGCCTCCTAGCCGTCGTGGCTCGCCTTCTTCGTACGCCGCAGTCCCAAAAGGACTTCGAGGAAATCTGGGATTTTATCGCCGATGACAATCCGAATGCCGCTGACTCTCTTCTTCGGCTATTGGATGAAACGGCTTCTTTATTGGCGAGAGCACCGGGACTCGGTCGCAAGCGTCCAGAGATTCTCCCGGAGGTTCGATCGTTTCCCGTGGGAAACTACGTTCTCTACTACTTTCCCATCGCAGATGGGATTCAATTGCTCCGGGTGCTCCACGGAGCTCGTGACATCAACACTGATTACTTTTCTTAAGCCGCCTATTTCTCGCATCCGTGGCAGTCGCCGCCGGCCTCAAACTGGATCGTGGCGTGGGCGATGCCGTGGCGGTGTTTGAGTTCCTGATGGATCTGGGCGAGGAGGGTGTCGTCGAGGGTGGGGTCTTTTTTGACGATGTGGGCGGTCATGGCGACCTCGGTGGTGCTGAGCGGCCAGATATGGATATGGTGCACCTCGGCGACTTCCGGCAGGGACTCCAGGTAGGAGCGCACCTTGGCGGGATCAACATTCTCCGGCACGGCATCAAGGGAGAGATTGAGGGAGTCGATGAAGAGGCTCCAGGTGCTCCAGAGAATGATGGCCGCGACGAAGAGGCTCACCACGGGGTCGAGCCACGTCCAGCTCGTGAGCAGGATCAGTCCACCCGAGATCATGACGCCGAGCGAGACGCCCGCATCCGCCGCCATGTGGAGGAAGGCTCCACGAACATTCAGGTCATCCTTGCGGCCAGACATGAAGAGGAGCGCGGTCGCACCATTGACGAGGATGCCGAGACCGGCCACCCACATCACGGTGCCGCCCGCCACCTCGGCGGGATGATTGAAACGGGAAACCGCCTCCCAGACGATGGCTCCCACGCCGACGAGAAGGAGGAGAGCATTGAGCAGGGCGGCCACGACGGTGCCGCGACGCCAGCCATAGGTCCGGCGCTCGGTGGCGATGCGCTTGGCCATCTCCGCCGCCGCCCAGGCGAGGATGAGGCCGAGGACGTCGGACAAGTTATGTCCGGCGTCCGCCAGGAGGGCGAGGGAATCGGCGAAAAAACCAAAGATGACCTCGAGGACGATGAAGCCGGTATTCAGCGCGATGCCGATGAGGAAGGCTCTTCCAAAGTCCTTCGGCGCGTGGCTATGAGAATGGCCTCCGTGACCATGGTCATGACCGTGATGGTCGTGGTCGTCGTGACCTTCGTGCTCGTGATCGTGTGATGCCTCCTCTGCCATGGCCGCAGAAAGGCCGCGAAGAGGCGTTGTGTCAATCGCTTTGATCTGCTTTTCTCGGCGCGACCCCGCATATCAACGCGTTCCGATCTCTCGATGACTTCCACCTTGATGACGTTCTTTCGCCGGCTTGGCAGTACCCTCGGCCTCTGGGCGATCATCGTCGCCTCGGTGTTTATCGGGAGCGATATCGGGTACTTCGCCATCATCTTCTTCATGGCGATGCTGGCGCTCTACGAGTACTACCACATGGTAAAGGCGCAGGGCGCGCCGGTTTTTACCCTCACCGCCATGCTGTGCGCGGCGGTGTACATGCTCTCGAGCTTCTTCCTCTTTCGTTCGGGAGGTTCGGACTACTCGCTCGACCTGGAACTGGGCGTACTGGTCTTCTTCCTGTTCGTCATCTTTGCCCGGCAGATGTTCCGCGCCGCGGCGACCCGCGAACCGCTGGAGGCGATCGCCTACACGGTCTTCGGCCTGCTTTACATCCCGTGGCTCTTTAACTTCGTTACAAAGATCATCTACCTCATGCCCCGCACCGAGACGGGCGAAACGACGGGGCAGTATTACGTCATCTTCCTCGTGGTCGTAACAAAGTTCAGTGACATGGGCGCGTATGTCTTCGGCAGCCTGTTTGGCCGTCATCCGTTTGCCCCGCACATCAGCCCGAAGAAAACCTGGGAGGGATTCTTTGGCGCTCTCTTTTCCTCACTGCTCGGCGGCCTGTGGCTCTACGTCGCGATGGCCCCGCACTTTGGTGCGTTGCGCCTCGGAGATGTCATCGTCCTGAGCATTGCCCTGGGCGGCGCAGCGGTGGTGGGCGACCTCGCGGAATCCATCATCAAACGCAGCGCCCATGCCAAGGACTCCAGCCAGATCCTGCCCGGCATCGGCGGTACGCTCGACCTGATCGACAGCCTGCTCTTTACCGGACCGATCCTGTATTTCTATCTTCGTCTTGTGGTCGGGGCCAATTCATGAAGAGAAAGCGCGTTGTCGTTCTCGGAGCCACGGGCTCCATCGGCCAAAGTGCCCGCAAGGTGGCGCGGGACATCCCGGATCGCATGGAGATCGTCGGCCTTTCGGCGCATTCCAACGCGGAGGGACTGCGGGAGGCTCAAGCCGAATTTCCAAAGGCTAAAGCCGTGCTTTCCTCCGGCCCGGACGGCGAAGAACGCCTGATCGAGCTGGCGCAAATGCCCGAGGCGGACATCGTGCTCATCGCCATCGTGGGAACTGGCGGACTGCGCCCGGCGCTGGCGGCGATCGAGGCTGGTAAGGACATCGCCGTGGCGAGCAAGGAAATCCTCGTCCTCGCCGGCGAGGCAGTCATGACGGCCGCCGCTCGCAAGGGCGTGAACGTCCTCCCGGTAGACAGCGAACACAACGCCATCTTTCAATGTCTCGACGGCCGCGCTGCGGATTCCGTGCGACGCCTGATCCTGACGTGTTCCGGCGGACCTTTCCGCCAGACCCCCGCGAGCGAGCTCGACTCCGTCACGCCCGAGCGTGCGCTCAAGCACCCGACCTGGTCGATGGGCCGCAAGATCAGCATCGACTCAGCCACGCTCTTCAATAAAGGCCTCGAGATGATCGAGGCCCGCTGGCTCTTCGGCGTGCCGATGGACAAGGTCGACGTAATCGTCCATCCGCAAAGCATCGTCCACTCGATGGTGGAGTTTAATGACAGTTCGGTGCTGGCCCAGCTCAGCCACTCCGACATGTGCTTCCCGATCCAGTATGCCGTGACATGGCCCGAGAGGGTGGCGAATTCGCTGCGCCCGCTGGATTTTGCGCAGCTCGCGAAGCTCGATTTTGAGGCGCCGCGCCGCGAGGTGTTCCCCGCGCTCGACCTCGCGCATCGGGCAGGGTCCGAGGGCGGAACGCTGCCCGCCGTGCTCAATGCCGCCAACGAAGTCGCGGTCGATGCCTTTTTGAATCGCCGCCTCGCCTTCCCGGCCATCTGGCAAACGGTCGAGCAGGCGATGAACGAAGTGCCCTTCGTCGCCCATCCGTCGCTGGACGAACTGCTGGAAGCCGACCGGCTCGCCCGCGCGGCCGCCGCTGCGGCGATCGGGTAGATACCGGCCCGGTCGTGAGGCTTGGCGAAAGCCTTCCCGGTCGGTAAACTGGCCGGACTATGGCCATCTTTCAGGAATTTCGGAAGTTCATCGCCCGTGGCAATGTCGTCGACCTCGCGGTCGGTGTGATCATCGGCGCCGCCTTTGGCAAAATCGTCAGCTCTCTCGTGGCGGACATCATCATGCCGCCCATCGGTCTGTTGCTGAAGGGCGTGCAATTCACGGATCTCCTGATTTCGCTGAACGGCAAAACTTACGCGACTCTGCTGGAAGCCCAGAACGAAGGCGCCCCTGTAATCGCTTACGGCTCCTTTATCAACGCCTGCATCCAGTTTGTCATCGTGGCCGCCTGCGTCTTCGCCATCGTGAAGGTGCTCAATACAGTGTACAAGCAGGAGCAGAAAGCAGCCGGTCCGACGAAGACCGAGACGCTCCTCGAGGAGATTCGCGATCTGCTCAAGAAGTAGTTCGCACTGTTTCACGCTCCTTTTCTCAACCTAGCCCGGCTGCTGGAGCCGGGGTGGGGGAGCGATTCCACCCCTAGGGAGGTGATTGCAATTTGCAAAATCCCGGCGAAGCTATGGCTCCACCCGCCATGGTTTTGCAAATTCTCAAGTTCCTTTTCATCTGCATTGAGGTTGTCCTGTTGTTCAACCTCCTGATTCTGGTTCACGAGCTGGGTCACTTCCTCGCCGCCCGCTGGCGCGGATTGGTTGTCGAAAAGTTCGCCGTCTGGTTCGGCAAGCCGATTTGGAAAAAGACCATCAACGGCGTGGAGTACCGCCTGGGTTCGATCCCGGCGGGTGGATTTGTCGCAATTCCCCAACTCGCCCCAATGGAGGCGCTGGAGGGAGAGACGGAAAACAAGCGAGCCAACCTGCCGCCAGTCAAACCTCTCGACAAGATCATCGTGGCTGCTGCGGGTCCGGCCTTCAGCATCGGGCTCGCCTTTCTTATGGCTGCCATCGTGTGGGTGGTCGGCAAACCGGAGAGCGAATCCAACTCCACCACCATCGGCTACGTGGCCGAGGGCGGCCCGGCAGCGAAGGCTGGCCTGGAGGTCGGTGACAAGATTCTCAGCGTCGATGGGCATCGCGTTTCCCGCTTCCTCGGCGGCACGGACAGCGTTCAATGGCGCATCGTGCGCAGCGAGGGAAAGACCATCCCATTCGTCGTCGAGCGCGATGGCAAGGACCTCACGATCGATTCCGGTTTTTTGAAACAGGAGCGGGCAGGATGGCAGCGTCCGTCACTTCGTCAGGTGCAGATCGGGCCAGAAGTCCCGGCGGGTGTCGGCCTCGTCGTGCGCGGTTCCGCCGCGGACAAGGCCGGGTTCAAGATGAACGATCTCATCACCTCAGCCAACGGCACCACCATTACCAATCTGGCGGAACTCGAGCCGATCCTGAAAGCCAACCTCGGCAAGCCGGTGAATTTCGTCGTCCAGCGTGATGGCAAAGACGTCGCGCTCACCCTCGATTTGCCGACTGCCGATTCCAAGACGCCAGATGCCGTGCCCAATTTCGGCATCGGCTGGGGTCGTGTTTTCTACACCCACCCGACACCCTGGCAGCAGGTCTCTGACGCGGCGACGAGCATCTTCCGTATGGTCGGTGCGCTCTTTTCGCCCGGATCGGACGTGAAGGCGGCCCATTTCAGCGGCCCGGTCGGCATCATGCGCCTGTACTACCAGGTCTTCGAGACCGACTACGGCTGGCAACTCGCCATCGCCCTGAGCGTGCTCATCAACGTGAACCTTGGCCTGATCAACCTCCTGCCCTTCCCGGTGCTGGATGGCGGCCACATCACGCTGGCGATCATCGAGGCGATCCGCCGCAAGCCGATCAATGTGAAGGTGCTCGAGACGGTGCAGACCGCCTGCGCCGTGCTCCTCATCGGCTTCATGCTGTACGTGACCTTCTTTGACGTGAGCGACTTTTTCTCTTCCGGTCAGAAGCCCACTGCGGCAGAGAAGACGGAGAAATGAAGTACTGTTCGAGTGTCTACGGATCACCGCGCCGACTGACGCGCGTGGTTGATGTGGGTGGTGTGCACCTGGGCGGATCGAATCCGGTCCGCCTCCAGTCCATGCTCACCTGCGATACGATGGACACCGAGGCCTGTATCCGGCAGACGCTCGAGCTGGTCGAGGTGGGATGCGAGATCGTCCGCATCACGGCCCCCACGGTCAAGGATGCTGCCAATCTCGAAAACGTCTCGAAGGGCCTGCGGGCGAGGGGATGCCATGTCCCGCTCGTTGCGGACATTCATTTTAAACCCGAGGCGGCGATGGAAGCCGCGAAGTGGGTCGAGAAAGTCCGCATCAATCCCGGCAACTACGCCGACTCGAAGAAGTTCAAGATCATCGAGTACACGGACGAGCAATACCTTCAGGAGCTAGGCCGTATCCGCGAGCGCTTCACGCCGCTCGTCCAGTTTTGCAAGGAGCATGGCCGCGCCATGCGCATCGGCACCAATCACGGCAGCCTGAGCGACCGTATCATGAACCGCTACGGCGACACGCCGCTCGGCATGGTGGAGAGCGCTCTGGAGTTTGCCCGCATCGCCCGCGAGCTGGATTACCACCAGTTCGTCTTCTCGATGAAGGCGAGCAATCCCAAGGTGATGATCGCCGCCTACCGCCTGCTCGTCGCCCGATTGAATGAACTCGGCGACGACTGGAATTATCCGGTACACCTCGGCGTGACCGAGGCCGGAGACGGAGAGGATGGCCGCATCAAGAGCGCCATCGGCATCGGCAGCCTGCTCGGCGACGGCATCGGCGACACTGTGCGGGTCTCGCTCACGGAGGACAGCATTCACGAGATTCCGGTGGCCCGCGCCCTCGTTGAGCTCATCCGGCCTGTCGGCGCTCCTGTGGCGGATGCCGAGCCGTCCTACGATCCCTTTTCCTACGCCCGCCGCCCTACCGAAACGCTCCAGATCGGAGACGCCAGGCTCGGAGGCGAAGAGCTGGTGCGCGTGGCGGTGAGGCAGCAGACCTACGATCAGGTGGCCCACAAGATCGACCGCATGGGCGATTACCAGCCAGAGTTCGTCGTCGAATCCTCCGGCGCCATCGCTGTCGATCCCCGCTCGGATGAGGAAATACAGGGACTTTCCGTATTGGCCTCTCCTGCTTTGATCACGGTGCGTGACGGACTCGATCTGCCCGTGGTGCCAGCCTACAGGCTGCTTGCCGCCCGGGTGCCGGGTCGCCATCCCATCCTGCTCAAGGAAACGCTCGCTCCTGCTACGGAAGCTGGTGATTTTCTCCCAAACCTCCTCGGAGCCGCAGCCAATATCGGCGCTTTGCTCTGCGATGGCATCGGCGACGCTGTGCTGGTGCAGGGAGAGCCCGCTCCAGGCCAGTCTCTACGACTCGCCTACAATATCCTCCAGGCGGCAGGAACCCGCATCTTCAAGACGGATTACGTGGCCTGCCCGAGCTGCGGTCGCACGCTTTTCAATCTGCAGTCGACCACTGCCCGCATCAAGGAGGCCACCAGCCACCTGAAGGGCGTGAAGATCGCCATCATGGGCTGCATCGTCAACGGACCGGGCGAGATGGCAGATGCCGACTTTGGATACGTGGGCGGAGCCCCGGGCAAGATCAATCTCTACGTCGGCAAGACGGCGGTGAAGTTCAACATCCCCGAAGCCGAAGCCGTTGATCGCCTGAAAGATCTGATCCGCGAGCATGGCCGGTGGGTCGATGCCCCCGCGCCTGCGGAACCCGCTCACGTCTAATATAACATCCTTGCTATAAATAAGATATGATCTCTTCGGCATATGCCGAGTGATCTCCTTTCAGGCCACTGCCCTTCGATGGATTTCGCCGAAGGCGTAAAAGAATACCGAACTTACCGCGGGGATTTTGATG of the Terrimicrobium sacchariphilum genome contains:
- the mscL gene encoding large-conductance mechanosensitive channel protein MscL is translated as MAIFQEFRKFIARGNVVDLAVGVIIGAAFGKIVSSLVADIIMPPIGLLLKGVQFTDLLISLNGKTYATLLEAQNEGAPVIAYGSFINACIQFVIVAACVFAIVKVLNTVYKQEQKAAGPTKTETLLEEIRDLLKK
- the ispG gene encoding (E)-4-hydroxy-3-methylbut-2-enyl-diphosphate synthase; this encodes MKYCSSVYGSPRRLTRVVDVGGVHLGGSNPVRLQSMLTCDTMDTEACIRQTLELVEVGCEIVRITAPTVKDAANLENVSKGLRARGCHVPLVADIHFKPEAAMEAAKWVEKVRINPGNYADSKKFKIIEYTDEQYLQELGRIRERFTPLVQFCKEHGRAMRIGTNHGSLSDRIMNRYGDTPLGMVESALEFARIARELDYHQFVFSMKASNPKVMIAAYRLLVARLNELGDDWNYPVHLGVTEAGDGEDGRIKSAIGIGSLLGDGIGDTVRVSLTEDSIHEIPVARALVELIRPVGAPVADAEPSYDPFSYARRPTETLQIGDARLGGEELVRVAVRQQTYDQVAHKIDRMGDYQPEFVVESSGAIAVDPRSDEEIQGLSVLASPALITVRDGLDLPVVPAYRLLAARVPGRHPILLKETLAPATEAGDFLPNLLGAAANIGALLCDGIGDAVLVQGEPAPGQSLRLAYNILQAAGTRIFKTDYVACPSCGRTLFNLQSTTARIKEATSHLKGVKIAIMGCIVNGPGEMADADFGYVGGAPGKINLYVGKTAVKFNIPEAEAVDRLKDLIREHGRWVDAPAPAEPAHV
- the rseP gene encoding RIP metalloprotease RseP; its protein translation is MAPPAMVLQILKFLFICIEVVLLFNLLILVHELGHFLAARWRGLVVEKFAVWFGKPIWKKTINGVEYRLGSIPAGGFVAIPQLAPMEALEGETENKRANLPPVKPLDKIIVAAAGPAFSIGLAFLMAAIVWVVGKPESESNSTTIGYVAEGGPAAKAGLEVGDKILSVDGHRVSRFLGGTDSVQWRIVRSEGKTIPFVVERDGKDLTIDSGFLKQERAGWQRPSLRQVQIGPEVPAGVGLVVRGSAADKAGFKMNDLITSANGTTITNLAELEPILKANLGKPVNFVVQRDGKDVALTLDLPTADSKTPDAVPNFGIGWGRVFYTHPTPWQQVSDAATSIFRMVGALFSPGSDVKAAHFSGPVGIMRLYYQVFETDYGWQLAIALSVLINVNLGLINLLPFPVLDGGHITLAIIEAIRRKPINVKVLETVQTACAVLLIGFMLYVTFFDVSDFFSSGQKPTAAEKTEK